One Salvia splendens isolate huo1 chromosome 12, SspV2, whole genome shotgun sequence genomic window carries:
- the LOC121756985 gene encoding EH domain-containing protein 1-like, whose translation MEIDSVPISRCSKEHQKIYQLWFSCADSDGDGRLTGADATKFFSLSNIPRQDLKQVWAIADTKRQGFLGFKEFVTAMQLISLAQAGQTLTANILSSMVDFESIQPPTMEGLDVLLAKKKRLSREPEDNGDGTPKEQSPAAGWFSSTKSAKKVSLSSVTSIIDGLKKLYVQKLKPLEMTYKFNDFVSPLLTNSDFDAKPMVMLLGQYSTGKTTFIKHLLRSSYPGAHIGPEPTTDRFVVVMNGPDERSIPGNTVAVQADMPFGGLTSFGTSFLSKFECSQMPHPLLEHITFVDTPGVLSGEKQRTQRSYDFTGVTSWFAAKCDLILLLFDPHKLDISDEFKRVIGSLRGHDDKIRVVLNKADQVDTQQLMRVYGALMWSLGKVLNTPEVNRVYIGSFNDKPINEGAIGPIGKELFEREQEDLLNDLKDIPKKACDRRINEFVKRARAAKIHAYIIGHLKKEMPAMMGKAKTQQRLIDNLPDEFAKVQREHHLPAGDFPHVEHFKESLSGYNIDKFEKLKPKMIQSVDDMLGYDIPDLLKNFRNPYD comes from the exons ATGGAGATAGATTCGGTCCCGATTAGTCGGTGCTCCAAGGAGCACCAGAAGATTTATCAACTCTGGTTCTCTTGCGCTGATTCTG ATGGCGATGGGCGGCTAACTGGAGCTGATGCCACCAAGTTTTTTTCCCTCTCCAACATACCTCGTCAAGATCTCAAACAG GTTTGGGCTATTGCTGATACAAAACGGCAAGGCTTTCTTGGATTTAAAGAATTTGTTACAGCAATGCAG TTAATCTCTTTGGCACAAGCCGGGCAAACTCTCACCGCCAATATTTTAAGCTCTATGG TTGACTTTGAAAGCATACAACCTCCGACCATGGAAGGTCTGGATGTTCTCCTTGCA AAGAAAAAACGTTTGTCAAGAGAACCTGAAGATAATGGTGATG GGACTCCTAAAGAGCAATCACCTGCTGCTGGTTGGTTTTCTTCTACAAAGTCCGCAAAGAAG GTATCTCTGAGCTCTGTCACATCAATTATCGATGGCTTGAAAAAGCTGTATGTGCAGAAGCTGAAGCCACTGGAAATGACCTATAAGTTTAACGATTTTGTTTCTCCTTTACTG ACCAATAGTGATTTTGATGCTAAACCCATGGTAATGCTACTGGGTCAATACTCCACCGGGAAAACTACATTTATCAAGCATTTACTAAGGTCAAGTTATCCAG GTGCTCACATTGGACCTGAGCCTACAACGGATAGATTTGTTGTTGTGATG AATGGACCTGATGAGAGAAGTATTCCAGGGAACACTGTTGCTGTTCAAGCAGACATGCCGTTCGGTGGCCTAACTAGTTTTGGAACGTCGTTTTTGTCAAAATTTGAATGTTCTCAAATGCCACATCCT CTGCTGGAACATATTACCTTCGTGGATACTCCTGGAGTTTTATCAGGAGAAAAGCAACGCACACAAAGAAGCTATGACTTCACTGGTGTGACATCTTGGTTCGCTGCTAAGTGTGATCTCATCCTGCTTTTATTTGATCCTCACAAGCTTGATATTAGTGATGAATTTAAACGAGTAATTGGATCTTTACGAGGACATGATGATAAGATACGTGTAGTTTTGAATAAGGCTGACCAAGTTGATACACAGCAG CTTATGCGTGTATATGGAGCTTTGATGTGGTCCCTCGGGAAAGTGTTAAATACTCCTGAGGTTAATCGTGTTTATATTGG TTCATTTAATGACAAGCCTATAAATGAGGGTGCTATAGGTCCCATCGGTAAAGAGCTCTTTGAGAGAGAACAGGAAGATCTTCTGAATGATTTGAAGGACATACCAAAGAAGGCCTGTGATCGTCGG ATCAATGAATTTGTAAAACGTGCTAGGGCTGCTAAAATCCATGCTTACATAATCGGTCACCTGAAAAAGGAGATGCCCGCAATGATGGGTAAAGCTAAGACACAGCAAAGGCTCATCGATAATCTGCCCGATGAATTTGCAAAG GTTCAGAGAGAACACCATCTACCAGCGGGGGATTTCCCTCACGTCGAGCACTTTAAGGAGAGTTTGAGTGGGTACAACATAGATAAGTTTGAGAAGCTGAAGCCTAAAATGATACAGAGTGTTGATGACATGCTCGGATACGACATCCCCGATCTCTTGAAGAACTTTCGGAATCCTTATGATTAA